In Devosia sp. XK-2, one DNA window encodes the following:
- a CDS encoding response regulator: MTYRILIVEDEIFVAAEIEDVVADMGHVPVAIAADQKTALAHANQADIALVDLNLRDGPTGTTIGRMLAQTHGVTVVFITANPSQLGDGVPGTLGVLTKPANDRDIRDVVSFAVAKRAEKDAKPPARMKLFDWGGPMSFAH, encoded by the coding sequence ATGACCTATCGAATTCTGATTGTCGAAGACGAGATTTTCGTCGCGGCCGAAATTGAGGACGTCGTTGCCGACATGGGCCATGTGCCGGTGGCAATTGCGGCCGACCAGAAAACGGCGCTCGCTCATGCAAATCAGGCCGATATCGCCCTGGTGGACCTCAATCTGCGCGACGGCCCAACCGGAACGACAATCGGCAGGATGTTGGCGCAAACCCACGGTGTCACAGTCGTGTTCATTACGGCCAATCCTTCGCAATTGGGCGACGGAGTGCCGGGCACTTTGGGTGTGCTGACCAAGCCCGCAAATGATCGAGACATTCGGGATGTTGTTTCGTTTGCAGTGGCCAAGAGGGCCGAAAAAGACGCGAAACCTCCGGCTCGCATGAAACTGTTCGACTGGGGCGGGCCGATGTCGTTCGCACACTAG
- the gltX gene encoding glutamate--tRNA ligase, with product MSVTVRWAPSPTGRIHLGNARPALLNWYFARRQGGRYVLRMDDTDLARSTREFADGIEADLAWLGVKPDLLVRQSGRTALYDSARERLIAAGRLYPCYETEEELDRKRARARLLGKPPIYDRAALNLTDEARARLEAEGRAPHWRFKLDGRPIHFDDLIKGPQTVNTASMSDPVLIRADGSYLYTLPSVVDDIDLGITHVIRGEDHVSNTGTQIEIFEALGASAPIFGHHNLLTDAQGQGFSKRLGSQSIADFRAEGYEPIAIAIVATLTGTSLSVEPYESLDAIAEKLDFSMISHGSARFDPAELDTLNARMLHAMPYEAAASRLSALGLEGEAMWTLLRENLVKFPDIAEWSKLVTGPVEPVIAEEDREFLALAKALLPPEPWDDTTWSHWTNALKASTGRKGKALFMPLRLALTGRHDGPELKSLLVLLGRKACLDRLP from the coding sequence ATGAGCGTAACCGTTCGCTGGGCGCCGTCCCCCACCGGTCGCATCCATCTGGGCAATGCCCGGCCCGCGCTGCTCAATTGGTACTTTGCTCGCCGCCAAGGCGGCCGCTATGTGCTGCGCATGGACGATACCGATCTGGCGCGCTCCACCCGCGAATTCGCTGATGGTATCGAGGCCGATCTGGCCTGGCTCGGGGTCAAACCTGACCTCTTGGTCCGTCAGTCTGGGCGCACTGCGCTTTACGACTCTGCCCGCGAGCGGCTGATCGCCGCCGGTCGTCTCTATCCCTGCTATGAGACCGAGGAGGAACTCGACCGCAAGCGGGCCCGCGCCCGGCTCCTCGGCAAGCCGCCCATCTATGATCGTGCCGCGCTCAACCTGACCGATGAAGCTCGCGCGCGGCTTGAAGCCGAAGGGCGCGCGCCCCATTGGCGCTTCAAGCTCGATGGCCGCCCGATACATTTCGACGACCTCATCAAGGGACCGCAGACGGTCAATACCGCATCCATGTCCGACCCTGTGCTCATCCGCGCCGATGGGTCCTATCTCTACACGCTGCCCTCGGTCGTCGACGATATCGACCTGGGCATCACCCATGTCATTCGCGGCGAAGATCACGTCTCCAATACCGGCACGCAGATCGAGATATTCGAGGCGCTGGGCGCCTCGGCGCCGATTTTCGGCCATCACAATCTGCTTACGGATGCCCAGGGGCAGGGCTTCTCCAAGCGTCTCGGCAGTCAGTCCATTGCAGATTTCCGCGCCGAGGGATACGAGCCGATCGCCATCGCCATCGTCGCGACCCTTACCGGCACCAGCCTTTCGGTCGAACCCTATGAGAGCCTCGACGCGATTGCCGAAAAGCTCGATTTTTCGATGATCTCGCACGGTTCGGCCCGCTTCGACCCGGCCGAACTCGATACGCTCAACGCCCGCATGCTCCATGCCATGCCCTATGAGGCGGCGGCCTCTCGGCTAAGTGCGCTAGGCCTTGAAGGCGAGGCTATGTGGACGCTGCTGCGCGAGAACCTCGTCAAGTTCCCCGACATCGCGGAATGGTCAAAGCTTGTCACCGGCCCTGTCGAGCCAGTCATCGCTGAAGAGGATCGCGAATTTCTGGCGCTGGCCAAGGCACTTTTGCCGCCCGAACCCTGGGACGACACGACCTGGAGCCATTGGACCAACGCGCTCAAGGCCAGCACTGGCCGCAAGGGCAAGGCATTGTTCATGCCGCTCAGGCTGGCGCTGACAGGCCGCCATGACGGCCCAGAACTCAAGTCCCTGCTTGTCCTGCTTGGGCGTAAGGCGTGTCTGGACCGACTACCCTGA
- the gor gene encoding glutathione-disulfide reductase: MDFDYDLIVIGAGSGGVRAARMAATYGAKVAIVEEFRVGGTCVIRGCVPKKLYVYAARFRDQFDVAESFGWQVDASFDWPTLVAAKEKEITRLEHAYASNLEKPGVEIIRDRAVVTGPNGIRLVRDGRELSARYLLVATGAHPFIPDIPGAELGITSNEAFDLPKLPHSILIEGGGYIAVEFATIFAGLGVNTTIIYRGDCILRGFDEDMRRGLEAGLTERGIRLIYQTNVKSLAKTGDDITVTFSDGVSAPFGAVMFATGRRPNIADLGLEAAGVKLTEHGSIAVDEYSQTSVPSIYAVGDVTNRAQLTPVAIREGWYFAETVFNDNPLKVDHSLIPTAVFAEPEIGTVGLTEAEAATHDDIDVYVARFRPMQNTLSDRTERMVLKLITEKDEGRVLGVHLLGPGAAEMIQLVGIAVGMGATKADFDRTIALHPSAAEELVTFKAPTYVYRDGKRV; this comes from the coding sequence ATGGATTTTGACTACGATCTTATCGTCATCGGAGCCGGCTCTGGTGGCGTACGGGCCGCGCGGATGGCGGCAACCTACGGCGCCAAAGTGGCCATCGTCGAGGAGTTCCGCGTCGGCGGCACCTGCGTTATCCGCGGTTGTGTGCCCAAAAAGCTCTATGTCTATGCCGCTCGGTTCCGCGACCAGTTCGATGTGGCCGAGAGCTTTGGCTGGCAGGTCGACGCCAGTTTCGATTGGCCCACGCTGGTTGCCGCCAAGGAAAAGGAAATCACGCGGCTTGAGCATGCCTATGCCAGCAATCTTGAAAAGCCCGGCGTCGAAATCATCCGCGACCGCGCCGTTGTCACCGGTCCCAACGGCATTCGCCTCGTCCGTGACGGGCGCGAACTGAGCGCCAGATATCTCCTTGTCGCCACCGGTGCGCACCCGTTCATTCCCGATATTCCCGGCGCGGAATTGGGCATCACCTCCAATGAAGCTTTCGATCTGCCGAAATTGCCGCATTCGATCCTGATCGAGGGTGGCGGCTATATCGCGGTGGAGTTTGCCACCATTTTCGCCGGCCTGGGCGTCAATACGACGATCATCTATCGCGGCGATTGCATCTTGCGCGGCTTTGACGAAGACATGCGCCGTGGGCTCGAAGCGGGCCTTACCGAGCGGGGCATTCGTCTCATCTATCAGACCAACGTCAAATCGCTGGCCAAGACCGGGGATGATATTACAGTCACCTTCAGCGATGGCGTGTCAGCGCCCTTTGGCGCCGTTATGTTCGCCACCGGCCGCCGCCCCAATATTGCGGATCTGGGTCTGGAGGCCGCCGGCGTGAAGCTGACGGAGCACGGCTCGATTGCCGTGGACGAATATTCGCAGACCTCGGTACCCTCCATTTACGCGGTCGGCGATGTCACCAATCGCGCCCAGCTTACCCCCGTGGCAATTCGCGAAGGCTGGTACTTTGCTGAGACAGTGTTCAATGACAATCCGCTCAAGGTTGATCACTCGCTGATCCCCACGGCCGTCTTTGCCGAGCCGGAGATCGGCACGGTCGGCCTCACCGAGGCGGAAGCCGCGACCCATGACGACATCGATGTCTATGTCGCCCGGTTCCGCCCGATGCAGAACACCTTGTCCGACCGGACCGAGCGCATGGTTCTCAAGCTCATCACCGAAAAGGACGAGGGCAGGGTGCTCGGCGTTCATCTACTGGGTCCTGGCGCCGCCGAGATGATCCAGCTCGTTGGTATTGCCGTGGGCATGGGCGCCACCAAGGCCGATTTCGACCGCACTATTGCCCTGCATCCCTCCGCCGCCGAGGAGCTCGTAACCTTCAAGGCCCCCACCTACGTCTATCGTGACGGCAAGCGGGTCTGA
- a CDS encoding DUF2865 domain-containing protein, with the protein MNFNSVRLRPFLLLILTALLLALDVRAAHAQAAQCAQLQSALAQFDRNSDFQRMGGDSNAARQLQRQVQQAESRYIREGCNDDARAGRVLTRQCQLIARDVLSLRDDYAQVSQAVENANAVAQQREAILQEMARFGCNAGSSATFTRERQNIFNRIFGTTTENDFTNGDFIDGGDYWGYQGYNTVRTVCVRLSDGYFWPISYATLPDYVGNDAISCQQMCPNTAVELYYYNNPGEEPEQMRSINGVPYMSLPNAFAYRNAFDKSASCNAAPVADGSVTVVAAEDGSNRAMLDINGLRIPMPLRDPRGVTPVQAAPVEQVATVALADVPLPRPRPAGPGEIARQRSAPAEPDLRIVRLGGKSVRVVGPDTPYAQAGQAGT; encoded by the coding sequence GTGAACTTCAATTCTGTGCGGCTGCGGCCCTTCCTCCTTCTGATCCTTACGGCGTTGCTGCTGGCTCTTGACGTGCGGGCGGCCCATGCGCAGGCGGCGCAATGCGCGCAGCTGCAATCTGCGCTGGCCCAGTTCGACCGCAATAGCGACTTCCAGCGCATGGGAGGCGATTCCAATGCGGCGCGGCAATTGCAGCGGCAGGTGCAGCAGGCCGAGAGCCGTTATATTCGCGAGGGCTGCAATGACGATGCCCGGGCCGGGCGGGTTTTGACGCGCCAATGTCAGCTCATCGCAAGGGACGTGTTGAGCCTGAGAGATGATTATGCGCAGGTGAGCCAGGCGGTCGAGAACGCCAATGCCGTGGCCCAACAGCGCGAGGCCATCTTACAGGAAATGGCCCGCTTCGGCTGCAATGCGGGTTCCAGCGCCACCTTCACCCGCGAACGGCAGAATATTTTCAACCGCATTTTCGGGACGACGACCGAGAATGACTTCACCAATGGCGACTTTATCGATGGTGGCGATTATTGGGGCTATCAGGGCTATAATACGGTCCGCACCGTCTGCGTGCGGCTGAGCGACGGCTACTTCTGGCCCATCAGCTATGCCACCTTGCCCGACTATGTCGGCAATGACGCGATCAGCTGTCAGCAGATGTGTCCCAATACCGCGGTGGAGCTCTATTATTACAACAATCCGGGTGAGGAACCCGAGCAGATGCGCAGCATCAATGGCGTGCCCTATATGTCGCTGCCCAATGCCTTTGCCTATCGCAACGCCTTCGACAAATCGGCAAGCTGCAATGCGGCGCCTGTCGCCGATGGTTCTGTCACGGTTGTCGCCGCGGAGGATGGAAGCAACCGGGCCATGCTGGACATTAACGGCCTGCGCATTCCCATGCCCCTGCGCGATCCGCGAGGCGTTACCCCGGTGCAAGCGGCGCCAGTCGAACAGGTCGCCACCGTTGCACTGGCCGATGTCCCTCTGCCCCGTCCGCGCCCGGCGGGTCCGGGCGAAATCGCCCGCCAGCGCAGCGCGCCGGCCGAACCCGACTTGCGGATCGTCCGGCTGGGCGGGAAAAGTGTCAGGGTAGTCGGTCCAGACACGCCTTACGCCCAAGCAGGACAAGCAGGGACTTGA
- the rpiA gene encoding ribose-5-phosphate isomerase RpiA — protein MSETLKREAAARAVAEITSGMKLGLGTGSTARHFVDLLGERVAQGLDIVGVPTSEATAKQARECGIPLSDLDTLDRLDLTVDGADEIDPALNLIKGGGGALLREKIVAAASDAMIVIADSSKIVEALGRFPLPVEVNRFGLGATRHAIAAVMKRHHAQGELKMRVTAAGEPFITDGGHLILDAFFGRISQPEALSNELLDIPGVVQHGLFLKMCRKAYVATPNGVETLLKGK, from the coding sequence ATGAGCGAAACACTGAAGCGCGAGGCCGCGGCCCGTGCGGTCGCCGAAATAACCTCCGGGATGAAGCTGGGGCTGGGCACCGGATCGACCGCCCGCCATTTTGTCGATCTGCTTGGCGAGCGCGTGGCACAGGGGCTCGACATCGTTGGCGTTCCGACCTCGGAGGCGACGGCGAAGCAGGCGCGGGAATGCGGTATTCCCCTGTCGGATCTGGACACGCTCGATCGTCTGGACCTGACGGTCGATGGTGCCGACGAGATCGATCCCGCACTCAATCTCATCAAGGGCGGTGGCGGCGCATTGCTGCGCGAAAAGATTGTAGCTGCGGCCTCCGATGCCATGATCGTGATTGCCGACAGCTCCAAGATCGTTGAAGCGCTGGGCCGCTTCCCCCTTCCGGTGGAGGTCAACCGTTTCGGACTGGGAGCGACCCGGCATGCCATTGCAGCGGTGATGAAACGTCACCACGCGCAGGGCGAGCTCAAAATGCGGGTAACAGCGGCCGGCGAGCCCTTCATCACCGATGGGGGACATCTCATCCTTGATGCTTTTTTTGGCCGCATTTCGCAGCCAGAAGCGCTCTCAAACGAGCTGCTGGACATTCCGGGCGTCGTCCAGCATGGACTATTCCTCAAAATGTGCCGCAAGGCTTATGTGGCAACGCCGAATGGCGTAGAAACACTTCTCAAGGGCAAATGA
- a CDS encoding NAD+ synthase: protein MTDQLRIALAQLNPKVGDLSGNLALARKALDDAKSAGADILMLSELFLTGYFPDDLLFKHQFVKDAVAAARDLVADTKGTDVVLVLPTIWLDVTGLHNAVLVAENGEITALRYKRELPNSDVFYEKRYFEPGPLPLPVTIKGVSVGIPICEDIWHAAVCEHLAMRGAEIMLCPNGSPYWTNKQHIRKDLVRARVAEDGVPMLYLNQVGGQDELVFDGASFAMEPGDKLVLQGKSFEPDFIVSDWVRGEEGWTCTNGHVRELTSVEEAPWRACVLGLRDYVHKNGFSHVVLGLSGGIDSAVVAAMAADAFGPEKVHAIMLPYRYTSEASLRDAKDCADRLGVRYDVVAIGDPVDNAVNELQPIFGNRPVDTAEENIQSRMRGTILMAVSNKLGSMLLTTGNKSEMGVGYATIYGDMNGGYNPLKDMFKMDVYALAAWRNKHVPGDCLGRAGEVIPQSIIDKAPSAELRPDQTDQDSLPPYPVLDDILTCIVEEEMALGEIVARGHDAALVRRIERLLNIAEYKRRQSAPGPKLTPRAFGQGRKYPITNGYKDGTVG from the coding sequence GTGACCGACCAACTCCGCATCGCGCTTGCCCAACTCAATCCAAAAGTCGGTGATCTTTCCGGCAATCTGGCATTGGCCCGCAAGGCTCTTGATGATGCCAAATCAGCGGGCGCGGACATTCTGATGCTCTCCGAGCTGTTCCTGACCGGCTATTTCCCGGACGATCTGCTGTTTAAGCATCAATTCGTGAAGGACGCTGTGGCCGCTGCGCGTGATCTGGTTGCGGACACCAAGGGCACGGATGTGGTGCTCGTGCTACCCACCATCTGGCTCGATGTGACTGGACTGCATAATGCCGTTCTGGTAGCGGAAAATGGCGAGATCACCGCCCTGCGCTACAAGCGCGAACTGCCCAATAGCGATGTCTTCTACGAGAAGCGCTATTTCGAGCCCGGCCCGCTGCCATTGCCCGTCACTATCAAGGGCGTCTCGGTCGGTATTCCGATCTGCGAAGATATCTGGCATGCGGCTGTCTGCGAGCATTTGGCCATGCGTGGCGCCGAGATCATGCTATGCCCCAATGGTTCGCCCTATTGGACCAATAAACAGCATATCCGCAAGGATCTGGTTCGCGCCCGCGTGGCCGAGGATGGTGTCCCCATGCTCTATCTCAACCAAGTCGGCGGGCAGGACGAATTGGTCTTCGATGGTGCCTCCTTCGCCATGGAGCCGGGCGACAAATTGGTGCTGCAGGGCAAGTCTTTCGAACCCGATTTCATCGTTTCGGACTGGGTGCGCGGCGAAGAGGGCTGGACCTGCACCAATGGGCATGTCCGGGAGCTGACCTCGGTCGAGGAGGCGCCTTGGCGCGCCTGTGTCCTGGGCCTGCGCGACTATGTCCACAAGAACGGCTTCTCCCATGTGGTGCTTGGCCTTTCGGGCGGCATCGATAGTGCCGTTGTCGCGGCCATGGCCGCCGATGCCTTTGGGCCCGAAAAGGTCCACGCCATCATGCTGCCCTATCGCTACACCTCCGAGGCCAGCCTGCGCGACGCCAAGGATTGTGCTGACCGCCTGGGCGTGCGCTACGACGTGGTCGCTATCGGTGATCCGGTGGACAATGCGGTCAACGAGCTCCAGCCCATTTTTGGCAATCGGCCTGTCGACACTGCTGAGGAAAACATCCAGTCGCGCATGCGCGGCACCATCCTCATGGCTGTGTCCAACAAGCTTGGCTCTATGCTGCTGACCACCGGCAACAAGAGCGAAATGGGCGTTGGCTATGCCACTATCTATGGCGACATGAATGGCGGCTATAATCCGCTCAAGGACATGTTCAAAATGGATGTCTATGCCCTGGCCGCTTGGCGCAACAAGCACGTGCCCGGCGACTGCCTTGGTCGGGCAGGGGAGGTCATCCCCCAATCGATCATCGACAAGGCGCCCAGCGCCGAATTGCGCCCCGACCAGACAGATCAGGACAGCCTGCCACCCTATCCGGTTCTGGACGATATCCTGACCTGCATTGTCGAAGAGGAAATGGCTCTGGGCGAAATCGTCGCGCGCGGTCACGATGCGGCCCTGGTCAGGCGCATCGAGCGTCTGCTCAATATCGCAGAATATAAACGCCGCCAGTCTGCGCCCGGCCCAAAGCTGACCCCGCGCGCCTTCGGGCAGGGCCGCAAATACCCTATCACCAACGGCTATAAGGATGGGACAGTCGGATGA
- a CDS encoding PAS domain S-box protein, translating to MPNSLFPNASPELRYHLEKDPTVKLFNEFDWSKNELGPIPGWSESLKGGVRTIMVASTPMVMLVGQSGILLYNDAYAKFAGQRHPAIFGMPALEAWPEIADFNRTNIERGLRGEAWVLHDQELVLNRHGRLESGWMDLHYSPIVGDSGQSMGTLCIVHETTDRLLAERALAESELQFRTLADAVPQMVWSTRPDGHHDYYNARWYEYTGVPVGSTDGEGWNGMFHQDDQARAWQQWRHSLATGEPYQIEYRLRHHSGEYRWTLGRALPIRDADSRIVRWIGTCTDIHESRLAAQERELVAQELSHRIKNIFAVLNGIIALSARDDPDAKPFADQLRQRIYALGEAHDFVRPQNYTARGASGQGKLSALIERLMRAYSENSEGLSRIRFIGDDALVDDAAATPLALLFHELATNAAKYGALSTQDGTIEISGRKGDDGYHLTWREQGGPTVATPDRPGGFGSRLVSLSVEGQMRGTLRREWNADGLVVYVVVPPDALDRSSRLSSAPLS from the coding sequence ATGCCGAACTCGCTATTTCCTAATGCTTCGCCTGAACTTCGCTATCATCTGGAAAAAGACCCAACAGTAAAACTCTTCAACGAGTTCGACTGGTCGAAGAACGAGCTGGGCCCAATCCCGGGCTGGTCCGAGAGCCTCAAGGGTGGCGTCCGCACGATCATGGTTGCCTCGACGCCCATGGTCATGTTGGTCGGCCAGTCAGGCATTCTCCTTTACAATGACGCCTACGCAAAGTTTGCCGGCCAAAGGCATCCCGCCATATTCGGCATGCCTGCCTTGGAGGCGTGGCCTGAAATCGCCGATTTCAATCGGACCAATATCGAACGGGGACTGCGCGGTGAGGCCTGGGTTCTACATGATCAGGAGCTTGTTCTAAACCGTCACGGGCGGCTCGAATCGGGCTGGATGGATCTGCACTACAGCCCCATTGTTGGTGATAGCGGACAATCAATGGGCACCTTGTGCATCGTACACGAGACAACAGATCGCCTGCTTGCGGAACGCGCATTGGCGGAGAGCGAGCTGCAGTTCCGCACCTTGGCCGACGCCGTGCCGCAAATGGTGTGGTCGACCCGTCCCGACGGGCACCACGACTACTACAATGCGCGCTGGTACGAATATACAGGCGTGCCGGTTGGGTCGACGGACGGCGAGGGATGGAACGGCATGTTTCATCAGGATGACCAGGCGCGGGCTTGGCAGCAATGGCGCCACTCTTTAGCCACCGGCGAACCCTATCAGATCGAATATCGGCTTCGACACCATAGCGGCGAATACAGATGGACACTGGGGCGAGCGCTGCCCATTCGCGATGCGGATTCCAGGATCGTGCGCTGGATTGGCACCTGCACCGACATCCATGAATCGCGCCTGGCTGCTCAGGAACGAGAACTGGTGGCTCAGGAGCTCAGCCACCGCATCAAGAACATTTTCGCCGTCCTCAACGGCATTATCGCTTTGTCAGCACGTGATGATCCGGATGCCAAGCCATTTGCGGATCAGTTGCGCCAACGTATTTACGCCCTTGGCGAAGCGCACGATTTTGTACGGCCACAGAATTACACGGCGCGCGGCGCATCGGGCCAAGGAAAGCTTTCGGCTCTGATTGAGCGGCTCATGCGAGCCTATAGCGAGAACTCAGAGGGATTGTCGCGCATCCGGTTCATTGGGGACGACGCCCTGGTCGATGACGCTGCGGCGACGCCATTGGCCCTGCTATTTCACGAACTTGCGACAAATGCCGCCAAATACGGCGCCTTGAGCACACAGGACGGTACGATCGAAATTTCGGGACGAAAGGGCGATGACGGCTATCACCTGACGTGGCGCGAACAGGGCGGGCCGACGGTCGCCACACCGGACAGGCCGGGCGGCTTTGGTTCGCGGCTTGTGAGCCTGTCTGTTGAGGGGCAAATGCGAGGCACTTTACGGCGCGAATGGAATGCCGACGGTCTTGTCGTCTACGTCGTTGTGCCTCCGGACGCGCTCGACCGGTCGTCGCGCTTGTCGTCAGCGCCGCTCAGCTAG
- a CDS encoding L,D-transpeptidase has translation MSIIRIALAISMAVLLSLSTVLTSSAALWYNPDTNQFEERSASGNRSGGSPIRKQIVDYSTNYKPGTIVIETSERRLYLVLEDGKAMKYGIGVGRDGFRWSGTHRITRKAEWPGWTPPPAMRKRVPDLPAYMPGGPDNPLGARALYIGSTLYRVHGTSEPWSIGQAVSSGCIRLTNDDVTDLYERVKVGALIVVRH, from the coding sequence ATGAGCATCATCAGAATTGCATTGGCGATCAGCATGGCGGTATTGCTGTCTTTAAGCACAGTGCTGACGTCCAGTGCGGCTTTGTGGTATAATCCCGATACCAATCAGTTCGAAGAACGCTCCGCGAGCGGCAACCGCAGCGGCGGCAGTCCGATCCGCAAGCAGATCGTGGACTATTCGACCAATTACAAGCCCGGTACGATTGTCATCGAGACCAGCGAGCGCCGGCTTTACCTGGTGCTGGAAGATGGCAAGGCGATGAAATACGGCATTGGCGTTGGCCGTGACGGCTTCCGCTGGTCCGGCACCCATCGCATTACCCGCAAGGCGGAGTGGCCGGGCTGGACGCCACCGCCGGCCATGCGCAAGCGCGTTCCCGACCTGCCGGCCTATATGCCGGGCGGTCCGGATAATCCGCTCGGTGCCCGCGCCCTCTATATCGGCTCCACCCTCTATCGCGTGCATGGCACGTCCGAACCCTGGTCGATCGGCCAGGCGGTGTCCTCGGGCTGCATCCGCCTGACCAATGACGACGTCACCGATCTCTATGAGCGCGTAAAGGTCGGCGCCCTGATCGTCGTCCGGCACTGA
- a CDS encoding DUF2059 domain-containing protein, giving the protein MAAFIAGTVGAVAPVMAQEVAPEQLAMARKYIDLTDRGAVFETTVVEIGIDTLRQIVTQNPEIQQQTSDAIGEVIKEYNGRKGELLDQFARVYAVYFSLEELTEIVAFYESPVGQKLAQANSDLNQDIRRVLQVYTNNLRTEFFAKVRAELRDNGVEL; this is encoded by the coding sequence ATGGCCGCATTCATCGCCGGCACTGTTGGCGCCGTGGCGCCGGTCATGGCCCAGGAAGTTGCCCCCGAGCAGCTTGCCATGGCGCGTAAATATATTGATCTGACTGATCGTGGCGCTGTTTTTGAGACCACGGTGGTGGAAATCGGCATCGATACCTTGCGCCAGATCGTCACTCAGAATCCCGAAATTCAGCAGCAGACCAGCGATGCCATCGGGGAAGTGATCAAGGAATATAATGGCCGCAAAGGCGAACTGCTCGACCAGTTTGCCCGCGTCTACGCCGTCTATTTCAGCCTTGAGGAACTGACCGAGATCGTTGCCTTTTACGAGTCTCCGGTCGGTCAGAAGCTTGCTCAGGCCAATTCCGATCTGAACCAGGACATTCGCCGCGTCCTGCAGGTTTACACCAACAATCTGCGGACCGAATTCTTCGCCAAGGTGCGCGCCGAACTGCGTGACAACGGCGTCGAGCTCTAA
- a CDS encoding 3-deoxy-7-phosphoheptulonate synthase class II — MTTWTPSSWRNKPIRQVPAYPDPAALEDAERQLASFPPLVFAGEARELKSRLASVARGEAFLLQGGDCAESFAEHGADHIRDFFRVFLQMAVVLTHGASKPVVKVGRVAGQFAKPRSADTETIDGIELPSYRGDIINDIAFTEAARLPDPNRLLMAYRQSAATLNLLRAFSMGGYAELTRIHEWTMGFMKGSSWDARFEEVARRIDDAITFMSALGINPENTPALKQTSFYTSHEALLLGYEEALTRRDSITNNWYATSGHMLWIGDRTRNPDEAHVEYFAGINNPIGIKCGPSLANDDLLRLLDRLNPTDEAGRITLISRFGADKVHEHLPRLIETVQKAGRTVVWCCDPMHGNTIKASTGFKTRPFDRVLAEVKNFFEVHREMGSYAGGVHIEMTGDDVTECVGGVSAVTEATLSDRYNTYCDPRLNASQALELAFLVAEEVHAQKPPRESRLAGE, encoded by the coding sequence ATGACCACCTGGACCCCCAGCTCCTGGCGCAACAAGCCGATCAGGCAGGTGCCGGCCTATCCCGATCCGGCTGCGCTTGAAGACGCCGAGCGCCAATTGGCAAGCTTTCCCCCGCTTGTCTTTGCTGGCGAGGCGCGCGAGCTGAAATCCCGGTTGGCCTCTGTTGCTCGTGGCGAGGCTTTCCTGCTGCAGGGCGGCGATTGCGCCGAGAGCTTTGCTGAACACGGCGCCGATCATATCCGCGACTTCTTCCGCGTCTTTCTGCAGATGGCGGTAGTGCTGACCCATGGCGCGTCCAAGCCCGTGGTCAAGGTTGGTCGCGTGGCCGGCCAGTTCGCCAAGCCGCGTTCGGCCGATACCGAGACCATCGACGGCATCGAACTGCCGTCCTACCGCGGCGATATCATCAACGACATTGCCTTTACCGAAGCGGCCCGTCTGCCCGATCCCAATCGCCTGCTGATGGCCTATCGCCAGTCGGCGGCCACGCTGAACCTGCTGCGCGCCTTCTCGATGGGCGGCTATGCGGAGCTGACCCGCATCCATGAATGGACCATGGGTTTCATGAAAGGGTCGAGCTGGGATGCACGCTTTGAGGAAGTGGCCCGTCGCATCGACGACGCCATCACCTTCATGTCGGCGCTCGGCATCAATCCCGAGAACACGCCCGCTCTCAAGCAGACGAGCTTCTACACCAGCCACGAAGCCCTGCTGCTGGGCTATGAAGAGGCGCTGACGCGCCGGGATTCGATCACCAATAACTGGTACGCCACCTCAGGCCACATGCTTTGGATCGGCGATCGCACGCGCAATCCGGATGAGGCCCATGTCGAATATTTCGCAGGCATCAACAATCCTATTGGCATCAAATGTGGCCCCAGCCTCGCCAATGACGATCTGTTGCGCTTGCTCGACCGGTTGAACCCCACCGACGAAGCCGGCCGTATCACCCTGATTTCGCGTTTCGGCGCCGACAAGGTGCATGAGCATCTGCCGCGTCTGATCGAGACTGTTCAGAAGGCCGGCCGTACCGTTGTGTGGTGCTGCGACCCGATGCATGGCAATACCATCAAGGCATCGACTGGCTTCAAGACTCGTCCCTTCGACCGGGTGCTGGCGGAAGTGAAGAATTTCTTCGAGGTGCATCGCGAAATGGGCAGCTATGCCGGCGGTGTGCATATCGAAATGACCGGTGATGACGTGACAGAATGCGTCGGAGGCGTTTCCGCGGTCACCGAGGCCACGCTTTCGGACCGCTACAACACCTATTGCGACCCGCGTCTCAATGCCAGTCAGGCGCTGGAACTAGCCTTCCTCGTCGCTGAGGAGGTTCACGCCCAAAAGCCGCCGCGCGAAAGTCGCCTCGCGGGCGAATAA